The following proteins are encoded in a genomic region of Chloracidobacterium sp.:
- a CDS encoding sulfite exporter TauE/SafE family protein, which yields MSYGALVALIIIFLLTSIIGVVTGSNSLIAVPAMFQFGVPAREAVATNMFALVFMAAGGTIPFLRSGGLDIRRTSPLLVITLVSSAIGAALVGLITDQSMKLIVSVAMIAVALFILLHRNSGLEEKSAVSAGMAAVTYVLTFLLGVYGGLFSGGYVTILTAVLVAFFGMTFSEAIASTKLINVVSSAMASAVFWWEGLIDLKLGLILGVTMFVGGYIGAHAATKMGELWLRRIFLSTVFLLALKTLYDLFA from the coding sequence CGGCGCACTTGTCGCACTCATCATCATCTTTCTGCTTACGAGCATCATCGGCGTCGTTACGGGCAGCAATTCGCTCATTGCGGTTCCGGCGATGTTCCAGTTCGGTGTGCCTGCCCGTGAGGCTGTCGCAACGAATATGTTCGCCTTGGTCTTTATGGCGGCCGGCGGCACAATTCCGTTCCTGCGCAGCGGCGGCCTCGATATCCGGCGTACATCTCCGCTGCTCGTGATCACGCTCGTCAGTTCTGCGATCGGTGCTGCTCTTGTCGGCCTCATTACCGATCAGAGCATGAAGCTGATCGTCTCGGTCGCGATGATCGCGGTCGCTCTGTTCATTCTCTTACACAGAAATTCGGGGCTTGAAGAAAAAAGCGCGGTGAGCGCCGGGATGGCGGCCGTAACGTACGTCCTGACCTTTCTGCTCGGCGTTTACGGTGGCCTTTTCAGCGGCGGCTATGTAACGATCCTCACCGCTGTCCTTGTAGCGTTCTTCGGGATGACATTCTCCGAAGCGATCGCCTCTACAAAATTGATCAATGTGGTCTCATCAGCGATGGCATCGGCGGTTTTCTGGTGGGAAGGCCTGATCGATCTGAAATTGGGACTTATACTTGGCGTTACGATGTTCGTCGGCGGATATATCGGTGCGCATGCGGCGACAAAGATGGGTGAACTTTGGCTGCGGCGCATCTTTCTCTCAACCGTTTTTCTGCTTGCTCTAAAGACACTCTACGACCTATTCGCGTGA
- a CDS encoding protein kinase → MSGEFTGRLIADKYRVDKLLRESDTGDIYLGKHDVTGSDILIRILPTALSIDQRWAKRFLDEARTAASLDHPNILKTIDFGTDSRGAVYAIHEPVSGTTLADILRDMPQISEERALNIALQTAAALFAASEKRLIHGSLSPGNIFIDGESAANSVKVLGFGSNAQEPPRDADPRYLAPEQNAEFSVTDARSDVYAVGAVIYAMLTGKPPFDGNSRPDVLAQQAVPPIPLETIRPDLHRALSPIVMTALAKEPDERYRSIEALAEDLGRVRSEAIIADGAVKPAAAAGHSVWVTAALVLAGIGLIGGALIYFTSGKKTDPTTMAMATDPNSMPVQPIGPATGAQEESLTKMVGDSDASIMDPAMGTPPGTIPGGDGYNPWANGGAPPVGAPPQGSVLPPQAIAPPGQTVTIDPNGGSVFMPNEGGIILVPIPAGEPKPTPTPKTPNANTAVQPTPAAAATPKPLATPPPKAPRAAKKQAPDEAVTTNGPQEP, encoded by the coding sequence ATGAGCGGTGAATTCACAGGCAGGCTGATCGCGGATAAATATCGTGTCGATAAGCTCTTACGCGAGAGTGATACGGGCGATATCTACCTCGGCAAACACGATGTTACGGGTTCCGATATCCTTATCCGCATACTCCCGACAGCTCTTTCGATAGACCAGCGGTGGGCGAAGCGCTTTCTTGACGAAGCGCGAACTGCCGCGTCGCTCGACCATCCGAATATTCTTAAAACTATCGATTTCGGAACGGATTCACGGGGTGCCGTGTACGCCATTCACGAACCTGTCTCCGGCACCACACTCGCTGACATTCTGCGCGATATGCCGCAGATCAGTGAGGAGCGAGCTTTGAACATTGCTCTTCAAACAGCAGCGGCTCTCTTCGCTGCGAGCGAAAAACGTCTGATCCACGGGTCGCTTTCACCCGGCAACATCTTTATCGACGGCGAAAGTGCGGCAAACTCCGTTAAGGTTTTGGGCTTTGGCAGCAATGCACAAGAACCGCCCCGCGATGCCGATCCGCGTTACCTCGCACCGGAGCAGAACGCAGAGTTTTCGGTAACAGATGCACGAAGCGATGTATATGCCGTGGGAGCGGTCATTTACGCGATGCTGACAGGCAAGCCGCCTTTTGACGGCAACTCGCGTCCGGACGTTCTCGCACAACAGGCTGTGCCGCCTATACCGCTTGAAACGATCCGGCCCGACCTGCACAGGGCGCTCAGCCCGATCGTAATGACCGCTCTCGCAAAAGAGCCGGACGAGCGCTATCGATCGATCGAGGCACTTGCCGAGGACCTCGGCCGAGTGCGCAGCGAGGCAATTATCGCGGATGGAGCCGTGAAACCCGCCGCCGCCGCAGGACACAGCGTGTGGGTAACCGCGGCACTTGTACTAGCGGGGATCGGCCTTATCGGTGGGGCATTGATCTATTTCACCTCGGGCAAGAAGACCGATCCGACGACGATGGCAATGGCGACCGACCCGAACAGTATGCCGGTGCAGCCGATCGGCCCCGCCACCGGAGCGCAGGAAGAAAGCCTTACGAAGATGGTCGGCGATTCGGACGCGTCGATCATGGACCCGGCGATGGGCACGCCTCCGGGCACGATCCCGGGCGGTGACGGTTATAATCCTTGGGCAAACGGAGGCGCTCCTCCGGTCGGAGCACCGCCGCAAGGTTCGGTATTGCCTCCGCAAGCAATCGCTCCGCCGGGACAGACCGTTACTATCGACCCGAACGGCGGCAGTGTCTTTATGCCGAATGAAGGCGGCATAATTTTAGTGCCGATACCCGCAGGCGAGCCGAAACCGACGCCAACGCCAAAAACACCGAATGCGAATACGGCCGTCCAGCCGACGCCTGCTGCGGCAGCAACACCCAAGCCGCTTGCAACACCGCCGCCAAAGGCTCCAAGGGCCGCAAAGAAGCAGGCGCCTGACGAAGCTGTGACAACCAACGGGCCGCAGGAACCGTGA